In the Hordeum vulgare subsp. vulgare chromosome 7H, MorexV3_pseudomolecules_assembly, whole genome shotgun sequence genome, one interval contains:
- the LOC123410484 gene encoding aspartic proteinase 36-like: MRPSGLAAVVVMVLLATAAPAVNPAMVLERAVPLNGVPLGHLMELDRARHARMGVVNVPVQGNSNPFADGIYYTSVKLGNPPKEHTFLIDTGSDISWVACEGCMGCSTKSALKNQMELYNPDSSSTSSRVSCSDDNCKAADNSGSKVCQTSDSTSSLCGYNLTYGDGTGVSGYYVSDTMYLDTIMGNQHLANTSASVVFGCTKLFSGLAATDGILAFGQQQLSIPSQLNSLGLSPKKFSHCLKGSEEGGGIFLLGEIMSPKLVYTPLAAGPYYNLNLEGIAVNGQDLPIDSSLFATSNKQGPIVDSGTTLTYLVDGAYDGFVSAIVAAVSPSVRPFGTKRAGMGDTCFLSSSSIDLLFPTVTLYFKGGAGMTMKPGNYLLQQGAIGNDIVWCIGWQSTKAIQNGHGITVLGDLALHDKIFVYDLKNMRLGWTDYNCSLFNKNTRIDVSGGSSYCSGLIAIGVAVVWLIVIQIVI, translated from the exons ATGAGGCCATCGGGGTTGGCTGCGGTCGTGGTGATGGTGCTCCTGGCAACGGCGGCTCCAGCTGTGAATCCGGCCATGGTGCTGGAGCGGGCGGTGCCGCTCAATGGGGTCCCCCTGGGGCATCTCATGGAGCTGGACAGGGCGAGGCACGCGAGGATGGGTGTGGTAAATGTCCCTGTGCAGGGCAACTCCAACCCATTCGCTGATGG GATTTATTATACCAGTGTCAAATTAGGGAACCCACCGAAAGAACACACTTTCCTCATTGACACTGGGAGTGACatctcatgggttgcttgcgagggcTGCATGGGTTGCTCGACCAAAAGTGCGCTCAAG AACCAAATGGAGTTATACAATCCCGACTCTTCATCGACATCATCCAGAGTATCATGCTCGGATGATAACTGCAAAGCTGCCGACAACTCAGGCTCCAAAGTCTGCCAAACCTCGGACTCCACAAGCAGCCTATGTGGTTATAATCTTACATATGGTGATGGAACTGGAGTGTCGGGTTACTATGTGTCCGACACTATGTATCTAGACACTATCATGGGAAATCAACACTTGGCCAATACTTCTGCCTCTGTCGTTTTTGG ATGTACCAAATTATTTTCAGGACTCGCAGCTACAGATGGGATTCTGGCATTTGGACAGCAGCAACTTTCTATCCCTTCACAGCTGAACTCTTTGGGGCTATCCCCTAAAAAGTTCTCACATTGCCTGAAAGGTTCCGAAGAAGGTGGTGGCATTTTTCTTCTTGGTGAAATCATGAGCCCAAAATTAGTATATACTCCACTTGCAGCAGG GCCTTATTACAACTTGAATCTGGAGGGCATTGCTGTCAATGGTCAAGACCTTCCCATTGATTCTTCCTTGTTTGCAACATCAAATAAACAAGGACCAATAGTGGACTCAGGAACAACCCTAACGTACCTTGTAGACGGAGCCTATGATGGATTTGTTAGTGCG ATAGTTGCAGCGGTCTCTCCATCTGTACGTCCTTTTGGCACCAAGCGGGCTGGGATGGGGGATACATGTTTTCTTTCTTCTAGCAG CATTGACTTGTTATTTCCAACGGTCACACTATATTTTAAGGGTGGTGCTGGAATGACAATGAAGCCAGGAAACTATCTTTTGCAGCAGGGTGCTATT GGCAATGATATTGTGTGGTGCATTGGCTGGCAAAGTACCAAGGCAATCCAGAATGGCCATGGAATCACTGTACTCGGAG ACCTTGCTTTACATGATAAGATATTTGTGTATGACTTGAAGAATATGCGCTTGGGCTGGACGGACTACAATT GCTCGTTATTCAATAAGAATACCCGGATTGATGTGAGTGGCGGGTCGTCATACTGCAGCGGCTTGATAGCTATTGGAGTGGCTGTTGTATGGTTGATCGTCATACAGATTGTTATCTAG